The Leifsonia sp. ZF2019 DNA segment CGGACGTATGCGATGGTGTTCTCCGCCGTAAAGCGGGCACCTCTCCGCACCGTCGCCCGGTAGTCCGCCCCCCGCGTGATGCGATTGGCCTTCGCGAGCACCGGCCGGTACTACGCCGAGAGCTTCTCGCGGCCCTTGGCGCGACGAGCGGACAGGATGGCGCGACCGGCACGCGTGCGCATGCGCAGGCGGAAGCCGTGGGTCTTGGCGCGCTTGCGGTTGTTCGGCTGGAACGTTCTCTTGCTCATAATCTCTATCTCCGTGGTGGTCTCTTCGCAGGCCGGTGCTGATGGATGGTGCCAGCACGGGGAGGCCAGAAAAGTTTCAGGGCAGCCGGAACGGCTGAAGTCAACTGATTAAAACTACGGCCTATAGAGGACCGAGGTCAAACCGATCGACTCAAATCCACTGATTATGCACGGGATTGGCAGGATCGGTGGCGAAGGCGCGCCGTGTGTCGGCGACGTATTCCGGGAGCCGAATTTGATCCACATCCTGTGGACAAGTTAGCGTGAGGGCGAAAGTTATCCCCAGCCCATCCCAAAAGTGGCCGGAGATCACTACGGTATTGCACACGCAGCGGTGGATAACCCTGTGAATACCTACCGGCGGCACGCATGTCGCCAGCCTGACTCGAGTCATCTCCGGGGGACGACTCCCTCTCCGTCGGGCGTCGGCATCCAACGAAAGCGAAGACGGGGAACG contains these protein-coding regions:
- the rpmH gene encoding 50S ribosomal protein L34 codes for the protein MSKRTFQPNNRKRAKTHGFRLRMRTRAGRAILSARRAKGREKLSA